The sequence ATAAGAAAATGATTGAGGAGAGGTGTGGTAATTACACTTTCTTGCAACATTTAAGATTTGAGCGGACTCAAGTCCATCAAAAGGTAACACTGGAAGAATATCTGAGAAATGCATAAGACAAAAATTCTAAATAGAAAGTATAAACTGGTATGAAGCAAACTCAGAGTTCTACttactttttcttttccatctcTGGAAGATCACATCTtgtgaatctttcaacaataaccttacaaaaaataaattaccaaaagtaaaaattagttccaatagcataaaataattttcatctcaaaaaaattcTAACTACTACAATCAAGAGATATgtataaagaattcagccatatATCAGGTGGTAATTGCATATGATGCAGTTTGCATGCTGACAAGTTCCATTTCCAGCCAACATTCCTTATATTACTTAATTATATGTCTTTATCTTGGATGTTCTGCTCATAGTTGTTATAACTGAAAACAAGCAAGGGAAGTGCAAGCAGGAGAAGGCCAGGTAAGatgattcattaaaaaaaatatttagccGTTTAGGGACACAAACAAAATTCAAGCAAACTTACAAAGTGCAAAAATCATGCAAGGACTAAAATTAGTGTGGTATGGTAAATTAAAATTGTGTGCAATGAATTAGATGAAATTTTTAAAAGCAATTCATGCTAGCAAAATCATGAGCTTCTTATAAATTTTAGTGAACTCTTCATGCAGTAGCTTCCCATGTCAAATCATATGTAAAACCATAATCCTTTCCGATCTTTGCCAGTCAAACTGAATATTTTCAGCCCTAACTCATTTCCCTtccacaagttttttttttttggcatggtTCTTGAAAATAGTGTGTGTCCTTCTTCAATAACTTGCATCGTCATGTCTCAACCTGAGTTTCGCATAAACTGCTTGAAGAGTGCTGTCCCTCATACACCACGCCTCACATCCCTTGaagtttcttttgattcttttttcCAAAGGAGGGATTGGTCATCTCAATGCATAAGTTTTAATGAGATGAACCAAGATATCAGTTACTTCAGACGTATCCAAGGTGGGAAAGTTTGAAAACAACAGATATTTTCTGAGATCTCAGCCGATATGCTAGGACCGAGATATGAAAATCTCGGATGACATGTTAAATCCGAGATTAGAAACTATAGTTAGGCATTGATTTTGAAATTTATAGAAAGTCAATTTAAGACTTTGAGGGAGTAAAAAAGGTATTTGAAAAATCGGTTATCGTATCAGCTGGCATCCTAATATTTAAGTTTATACTTGCTACGGTAACAGGGGCCAAGCTTTTCTACGTGTCATACTGGAGGATGCTGGACACTGATATAAACCGAGATCCTAGCCAAGATGCAAACCTTGCATCAACCCCCAAACTCCAAGCGATATTGAATTACTTGCACAAGTTGGCAACTTCAAGAATTAAAATGCCATTATAATTCTTTCAACAATTAGCACTACATATGACTGGAACTACTTACTGACACAAAATTattcaaaacaaattgagtatAGACAGCCTAATGATATATAAAAGATAAGGAAAGTGTTTTGCACTGATCAGGTAATACAACAAAATACTAAATGAGTCACTAACTTATTCATGTAAGACTTGGACATGCTCACATAGTAACTATTGgaccaacaaagaaatattaaagaagaaCTGAGCCTATCTCGACAAAAGTGAACTATGTGTCCTAGGGAATTTATGTCACATTCATTTCTTAGTCTCTTGGACAGGTGTACCAGCTGTTGTTGAGCATTGTAGCATCTTAATGGGCAAGTCATGCATGAATATGTGCATCCAGCATGCACTATATGCAACCATTTGGCACATCATGCACAAAACCGTGAGCTCCCAATGAATAGATAATTCAACAAAATCCTTGTTTATCTATGTTTCCAACGATGTCAAtgtcttcaaaagaaagaaggcttggGCATCATAATAAATCTGCTACCGCAATTATTCTATATGAGAAACAACGAAAAGCTTCAACTTGGAATCTACCATGTTCAGATCCCTATATCACGTAACAAAAAGGAACACGTTAACCATATTTGATTACAACTCGACAAACAGATCAAAGATGCAGAGAACCATAGCTAGCAGAACCTCAGCACCAAATTCATCCAATTTCCTTCACGCATCAACAGTGCACGAAAGAATCTGTACTCCTATAAACATCAATTTCTGGAAACACGACCTCCCCTTTCTCGCCTCATTCAACTTCTTCACTCATAAAAAAACGCAAGAAacgcttttctttttaaaagaaaacaacatATATATCATCCGTAGCATATCGACCCCATTCTATCATCAATTCGGCAAGGTCTAAGACCAATAAGAAAAAGGGGAAATCTAGATGTCACACACCGGTACTCGATCGGGGTACTTGGCAACAATGTCTCTCGATTCCTCCAGCCGCTCCTCTGCAACAGATAAGTCATCAGAAAAATAGGTGGATACCAAGAAAACTAAGGGAAGAAAGGCAAAAGAGGCGAAGAATAAGAAGATGATTCAAAGGATAATTGGGAGGAGATGACGAACCGAAGGAGAATTCTTCCTTGAAGGGCCTCATCTGCTTCTTGGGAAGATCGGAGACGAGAGGTCGGAATTAGGGGTGGCGTTAGGGTTTGCAATTGAAGGAACGGTTTATCGCCTGGAATTGGGGGAATTCGTAACTCCCTCTCTCACATCATCTATTATTTTCCGCGTTACTCAGTCGGAgggcattaaaataattaaaaaaacaataaCCGTCCAAATAAGCATCAACGGTCACCTAGAGTTACCAGTTTACCAGGGAGCCGGTCACCCAGAATGGCATTTGTTGTAATTTACGAGCACTGTAGGACTAAATTCAGAAAAGGGGAAAGAGAACAATTTCCCGCCGTCCGATCCAGCGTCGACGCTCCACCTTGGATCTCTCTCAAGATTGTCAATTCTGTCGAGTTTTACTTGATAAATCACTACTCAGCTGTGGGAATCCATGAGCTCGTGTGGGTTTCATCCTTAAAACTCCTTTCTCTACCCATCCATGCAGCTTTATTAAGCTATTAGAAGTTGCAGTTGTTGCTTCGTGCATAGTTTGCACATCCACTAATACAAGCATCCAGCTTTCAACAACTTCACCATTAGTATGTCTTCAGCCGATGTTGTATACGGACTACAATTCTCTATTCAACAAATCTGTGATATACTTTCTAGGCCAAGCATGAATGTAGTGTAAGGGCCCATATTTTCtgttgggcctgggccggcccaCGAGCTACGGCACCGGGGAAGGAGGAAAATGGGAGATCAAATCCTATCTAATTTGAGACTAGTTTCGCTTATTAAATGATCCCTTCCCCTTTTCCTTTGGCATCAACCGAGAGTTCTTCCAATATAAACTTGAATTTCTAAGCTTGCACCCCGCTGGCAACGCCGAGGCTGACGATCATGGGGCGGCGCCAACCATGGGGTGCCGTCGTCAAGCTTCTCCTTCAATCGGgagaaaggaaggagaagagagagagagagagaaaggagagcctctctcctctctctttctctttcctctcttgGTTTCTCTCTACtgaattttctctctctactagattttctctctctatgGGCTTTCTTTCTCTACTAGAATTGTTTCTCGCTCTAGATTTTCTCTCTAGTTGGGATTTCTCTCTCCAGCTTGATTCGGAGAGATCATTGTTTTTGGAGGATTGCTAGATAGTCCTAGGATGCTAGGTGCTGGTGGACCCTTTAGATGATCAATAGAGGATTCTAGGTTGTCGATACCCCGGATAGTTTTAATGTTGACTTGGTTCTGTAGGAGAACAATCTCTTGGACGAGAGGATGTTGAGCAGGGTTCTGTGCATCTTGCTTCATAGATCGTCGTATGAGCGGGTGATTAGTCTCCTTAAGTTTTTAGCAAAGAGGTAAGAATTCTTGTACACCGACCTGCATGATATAAATACTTTTATACCTATAAatgtatgatatgctatgatccagataagtaagaagcaaaatcttatattaaattatatttttcgtatgtgcttgtgattggtatcatgatggatgcatgtatgCACATAACCTACACTTGTATAATCagatttatggatgtggtgctaTATACTAACCTTGTTATTACTGGTTCGTCCTGTCACAGGCTAgaaacgtgaccatggttagtctaaAGCTAAAAATAAAAAGGGATTGATGTGTAgatgtaattttaattaaatgaaCATGGACTTTAGGTCGTCTCGTTATTATTggtttgccccatcacaggctctAAATATAACACCATTGGTTTGCCCGTCATAGactctaagtgtgacactatTGGTTTGCCCGTTACAGGCTCTACGTGTGACAGTATTGGTTTgtccgtcacaggctctaagtatGATACTATTGGTTTGTCCGTCATGGGCTGGAGATGTGACCGAGATTTGGCCTAAAGTTCGAAAGATAATCGATCTGGATCAAGTTAATAAGGAATGGAATGAAAGGCATTAAAaacactaatgaagatttatgagctatcatatgctatatcacTCTTAAGTGACTGGATTTTTATCAATGTTTGatgtacatacttatattgattattcgaGCCTTATTGGTAGCCGGTTTGTGATTTTATGATATGTGCATCGATTTCTTGCATATTTCAACTTATATTACtatgttggtatggatgtgtggAAATTCTTACTAGGCTGTAAAGCTTaccacccctttttttttttcttttacagaGTCGCAGGATGCATAGTTCCATATGGGTTGGACACGGAGCGCGAATATCAGAGTTATTAGCTAGCTAGTTAGTTTATTTTGATGTCGATGGACATTGCAGGCTCTTATAattgaatcaatttgattatttGGATATGCTGGATTTTTTTatatgaattaattaattaattgtaGAGTTATCGAAGTTTTGTTCATCTTAGACCTTGCATGATTTTTAGGGCACTGctttagggctcatgcggcTGGTCGCATACTGGACCCGGGTGTTggattcggggcgtgacatacaGAGAGACCAATAAAGTTGTGGATTAGGTATTAGGTGACCTCGTATGTGGCTGACCACTCTAGGGGGCCTTATGAGTTGGTGAGGGAGAGCTGCTTAGAGCGCTCCATGACTTgttatcttttgatttttttaaatgtATTAATACTAGAGGTGCATGAATCATCcgttgtagcaaaaaaaaaaaaaaaatatgtgatATTGAAGCTATTTGGGATTCAATGTATAGTAAAAGTTAGCAGAGGTATGTTCATGAGGGACATACATAAATTGGATCCAGATCTCTGTGATAAACAATTGTGCAGGAGGGTGCTCTTTTCACACTTCTGAGCTGCCTAAATAGTTGTTAGATAAAAAGGGAGAGACAGCAAACACATCCACATCCAAATGTGGTTGTGAGTCGTCGATCCAAAAAAAGGCTGCTGATGGGGTAGGTGTATGATCCTGTGATGGTGATTGAGCTGGAGATGGTGCCTGTTCAAAGCCTTTCTAATCCTCATAATATGCAGtataatcatgtttgctaagcCATACACCAAGTGAGAATCTATGCAGAATCATGATAGCTGAGCCATATATGAAATGAACAATCTGGTTTAATGCAAGATTGCTACAACTTGATATATATTCTCTTAGGGATATTGCAAAACTTCATAAGAGCTCATTCATTATAATTCTTAATTCTATTTTGACAATGTTCGAGTGCTTATATACTCGACATTGTGCCATGTAGATTTTGTGAGATGCAATCTAGTCTATGAAGCTAATGctattgttgaaagaaaaagggGATATTATACTTCTCGAAAACGAAGgcaaaaagagagaggagataTTGGACTTCGTAATATAGCATCTGATCAGTTGTAATAGCTGAGGTaccaaaaggaaagaaaattaaaaccTCATGTTGAGGCCCTTCACTCAATTATTCATGGCGGGGACCTCCAAATGAAGGAGATATTGTGTTTGTTCAGTTCCTAAAAGACACTTCATGCAGTAGCATTGACATTTCACCAGCCCATGATGGTTATTGGTGGGTGGCAGTttctccataaatgaattctttTTCATGAGGCTGTGATCATTAAGTTATGAAGTTGAGTCTACAATCTGAGTTTATATGGCTAACTCAAAAGTCCATTAGGTGATTAATGCTAAAATTTTTCAAGTTATAATGACCAAGATAATCAAGTCTCAATCCAAATAGCATATTAAGTGCAACAATATCCAAATATTAGTCCCATGAAATAGTTTAAACCCACTTTGGATGCCGGCTTGCATTGGTTATCCACTGATGACTCTTCATACATTCCGTAAACTGACTTTTCTAGTTTTTACTTCGAGTAGATCAATCAAAGaggtaaaattatataaaagaaGTCACTTCACAAGACTCCACATACTATCTGTAAGTTTACAAAGGTGCAGATTATATAGCCAGATATATATTCATCTCTTTCTTCAGAAATTAACTTCAAAAAAAAGTCCTTTTTGGgatgatttattttaaattttttttgcataaatatccttcctaaattgatatttgcatatatactttcgtaaaatacttgttttgttattctacttattttttatccttatttttgcatatatacctatgccatctaacaccattaaaaaattaataattttaaattaaaataattaaaatatttttaataggtagatgtaaaaaagaaatatttataaggcgaTCAAAAAAAGTGATGTcaaatttctattttatttttaattaaaataaatatagttttcaGTAACGGTGTTAGAAGAATCGTTATATTAGAGATATTTGCGCACAAATAGTATGTTATGaagaaatagaaataaatataaattttaaaagagtattcatgcaaatttaaattttttagaaaagtattcatgcaaaaaaaaaaaatattttatcttctaaagagaaaagaaaaaaaaatcgcaAAGATATTAGATTTTTCTTACTTGTCTTTAAATAGCAAGCAGAACacgtcttttatttattcatatcCACGCACACAACACGCAGCATCCGAAACCCATTGCAAACGCAAGCAACACACGTCCGAGGGCGGGGAATCGCATCAACTAGTCGCCACCTCCGAGGGGTGACCAGATCCCATCCCAACGTATCCGAGACCCCCGCTATTCACCACGCTGCAATTCGTTCTTATCTCCCCCTGGGTCCCGGTCAACACCTGGATCTGCCCCATCTTCACCATCGCCAGCGCGAACTTGGAAGCCCACGCCGTCAGGTTATTCGCGTTATTGTTCACCGCGGCGCTCAGATTGGCCTGGGTCACCAAGGCCTGGTCCGAGGTCAGGAGGCCCAGGGTGAGCTGCACCCCGGTGTAGTACATGTTGTCTAAAACCGCGGGGGTGATGATATCCAGCGACGCCGTGATCGGCGTGAACCGGGTGCTGTTGGCGGGGCATTTGGCCTTGAGGAGATCCGCGTACGCCGAACTCAGCGTGGGGTCCACATCGCTGGTGTTGCTGAAATTGTAGATCCGGTTGAGGAAGGAGGCGCAGTGGGATATGCCGATGCTGTGGGCCCCGCTGAGGGTGACCATCTCGTCGGCGGTGAGGCTCTTGTTGGCGAAGCTGTTGATCAGCTGCGTGGCGTTGAAGGTCGGCGCCGGGATGTTGGCGAGCGCCTCGCTGGCGAGGGAGACCGTGCCGTCGCGGCGGCCGGAGGGGACCTGGTAGGTGATGTTGCCGGTGAGGTTGGCGCTGTCGCGGGCCGCGAAGGCGAGGATGTCGGCGCAGGAGACGGTCTGCGGGCACGCCGCCTCCACGGCGGACTTGGCGGCGTCGATGACTTCGAAGCCGCGGAGGCTGGGGTTGTTCGGGGCTGCATCCCTTTCGGCTGTGTTATTCGCAGTTGAGTTTAGGAGGACGGAAGCATCACAGCCCTGCAAGTGCATTCTAAATAGTTAAATTTCTTTTGTTGCAATTTAGGAGTTGGAAGCTTTTGAATACAATTATGACCAAGAAAATTTACTAATTAAatacttcttttccttctccttaaAACAGTCCAATGGAATAGAACCATAACCATCTCCTAGCCAATGTCTTTGACAGTAATAATCTTGTAAGCCACCTATTCTAGGCACTAGATAATGCCTA is a genomic window of Phoenix dactylifera cultivar Barhee BC4 unplaced genomic scaffold, palm_55x_up_171113_PBpolish2nd_filt_p 001000F, whole genome shotgun sequence containing:
- the LOC120107746 gene encoding peroxidase 5-like, with amino-acid sequence MSPPVKLFFLAFLALLAEVHGQLQIGFYNQSCPTAESLVQQAVAAAFANNSGIAPGLIRMHFHDCFVRGCDASVLLNSTANNTAERDAAPNNPSLRGFEVIDAAKSAVEAACPQTVSCADILAFAARDSANLTGNITYQVPSGRRDGTVSLASEALANIPAPTFNATQLINSFANKSLTADEMVTLSGAHSIGISHCASFLNRIYNFSNTSDVDPTLSSAYADLLKAKCPANSTRFTPITASLDIITPAVLDNMYYTGVQLTLGLLTSDQALVTQANLSAAVNNNANNLTAWASKFALAMVKMGQIQVLTGTQGEIRTNCSVVNSGGLGYVGMGSGHPSEVATS